One Streptomyces sp. NBC_00223 genomic window carries:
- a CDS encoding MAE_28990/MAE_18760 family HEPN-like nuclease: MRTSGELEDALDEDLAWRRVEMQSILGHIRAARGPSRNGLCRAGVALLYAHREGYAKRSLSNYLQYVARRKLKTSELQDCFVALAMEATIAKEQNLTASKKSIRRIALLRYKR; this comes from the coding sequence ATGCGGACGTCTGGAGAGCTCGAAGACGCACTGGATGAGGACCTCGCGTGGCGCAGAGTTGAGATGCAGAGCATCCTCGGCCATATTCGTGCAGCACGAGGCCCAAGCAGAAATGGACTTTGTCGCGCCGGCGTCGCCCTCCTCTATGCTCACCGGGAGGGGTACGCAAAGAGATCGCTCTCGAATTATCTACAGTATGTCGCTCGTCGAAAACTGAAGACCTCGGAGCTGCAAGACTGCTTTGTCGCGCTTGCGATGGAGGCGACCATCGCCAAGGAGCAAAACCTCACGGCCTCCAAGAAGTCCATTAGGCGAATCGCACTGCTGAGATATAAAAGATGA
- a CDS encoding DUF262 domain-containing protein, with translation MPHSLQEEIDDRSREIHTDRYSMSINEVAAMYLDGDLETHPEFQRIFRWTLEQQSRLIESVFLGIPVPPIFVAQRADGVWDVVDGVQRLSTIFRFMGVLKDDEGQLDVPPGRCRSVAWSGLIT, from the coding sequence GTGCCGCACAGCCTGCAGGAAGAGATCGATGACCGATCTCGCGAGATTCACACCGATCGCTATAGCATGTCGATCAATGAGGTCGCGGCCATGTACTTGGACGGAGACCTTGAGACACACCCGGAGTTTCAGCGAATTTTTCGTTGGACTCTGGAGCAACAATCTCGCTTGATCGAGAGCGTGTTTCTCGGGATTCCGGTTCCTCCAATCTTCGTTGCCCAGAGGGCGGACGGTGTATGGGACGTCGTCGACGGAGTCCAGCGACTTTCCACGATTTTCCGCTTCATGGGCGTACTAAAGGATGACGAAGGGCAGCTCGACGTCCCCCCAGGGCGGTGTCGTTCAGTCGCTTGGTCCGGTTTGATCACGTGA
- a CDS encoding HNH endonuclease, translating to MQHIDPPTFDARDVYTTCIANARPNSRKRLESFTDAVADAASAYEAAAQGQALHTLTGLAAKPGTRRDRKALEGVYTDRLAKDRAPGRRIYEALKGTTDQEGRRRDNRCPLCGEGLVTTLDHHLPKNTYPLLSVVPVNLIPACRDCNTGKRATVPVNAGDQTLHPYFDDFSHHSWLRARLRRPRGNEQPSMKFFVSPHPDWSDTLTERLQKHLKVFDLDYRYSLLVSSHIASTNHDLTMMPTNSVAPWLEHKAEGWRYRGNPNTMGYALFKALAADKWYVNGGWRGSSPETNLD from the coding sequence ATGCAGCACATAGATCCTCCGACCTTCGACGCACGCGACGTCTACACCACCTGCATCGCCAACGCCCGCCCAAATAGCCGAAAACGGCTGGAGTCGTTCACCGACGCGGTGGCCGATGCGGCAAGTGCGTACGAGGCAGCCGCTCAGGGCCAGGCTCTTCACACCCTCACCGGCCTCGCCGCCAAGCCTGGCACCCGTCGCGACCGCAAGGCACTGGAGGGGGTCTACACCGACCGGTTGGCCAAGGACCGTGCTCCGGGCCGCCGCATCTACGAGGCGCTCAAAGGTACGACCGACCAAGAAGGCCGTCGACGGGATAACCGGTGTCCCCTGTGCGGGGAGGGCCTGGTAACCACGCTCGATCACCACCTACCCAAGAACACGTACCCGCTGCTCAGCGTGGTACCGGTTAACCTCATCCCGGCTTGCCGCGACTGCAACACCGGCAAGCGCGCGACAGTCCCCGTCAATGCTGGTGACCAGACCCTGCACCCCTACTTCGACGACTTCTCCCACCACTCCTGGCTTCGAGCTCGTCTCAGGAGGCCACGCGGCAATGAGCAGCCGTCGATGAAGTTCTTCGTTTCCCCCCACCCTGATTGGAGCGACACACTCACAGAACGCCTCCAGAAACACCTGAAGGTGTTCGACTTGGACTACCGGTACAGCCTTCTGGTGAGTAGCCACATCGCATCCACCAACCACGACCTCACGATGATGCCCACTAACTCCGTCGCCCCCTGGCTTGAGCACAAGGCCGAGGGCTGGCGCTACCGGGGTAACCCCAACACGATGGGCTATGCCCTGTTCAAGGCCCTGGCGGCCGACAAGTGGTACGTCAACGGCGGCTGGCGCGGCTCAAGCCCGGAGACAAACCTCGACTAA
- a CDS encoding AAA family ATPase, producing the protein MAEDLFDALLVHDTWDDDGYRTMFTLRVVTREGWIEVGTVKIGHVATDGEKVPANYLLPERFSRLDSSRYFSVGQDESYYYTLSEIPSAIREEVLTALRDIAYDEDSFRLARNQDVTRTSLLRFVKMSTVRGQLRRIARGGARRVSFDIAYEPPLPPAMDSVRFEFKVEPGSRPASNVHALTGRNGVGKSYVLSHLARAVAAVEPQIYELGRIIEYGREGRSFNNLVTVSFSAFDDFPLVEGDEMFVASYVGLRVQGSRSPRFKTPGGLRKDFAQAMKACLTRERSPQWIRALRTLDYPGSGLLEEGWLENFENTASLNSRENKARQLFRRLSAGHRLVLLTMTRLIEHVSERTLVIIDEPETHLHPPLLSAFMRALSDLLAERNGLAIVATHSPVVLQEIPAHCVWKLWRYGGQLGAAQPRIETYGENVGVLTHEVFGLELTEAGFLHELRRLVDVGYSYDAVLEHFSGRLGSEAQLVLSALLGQRDDVEGHG; encoded by the coding sequence ATGGCGGAGGATCTTTTCGATGCGCTCCTCGTCCACGACACCTGGGACGACGACGGATACCGCACCATGTTCACGTTGCGCGTTGTGACCAGGGAGGGCTGGATCGAGGTCGGCACAGTGAAGATTGGCCACGTGGCGACGGATGGCGAGAAAGTTCCCGCCAACTATCTGCTCCCGGAGCGCTTCAGCCGCCTGGACAGCTCGCGCTATTTCTCGGTAGGCCAGGATGAAAGCTATTACTACACGCTGAGCGAGATACCCAGCGCCATCCGGGAGGAAGTACTCACCGCGCTCCGGGATATCGCCTATGACGAGGACTCCTTCCGCCTCGCGCGGAACCAAGATGTGACCCGCACTTCGCTACTGCGCTTCGTCAAGATGTCGACCGTGCGCGGGCAGCTGCGGCGCATCGCACGCGGCGGAGCGCGCCGGGTAAGTTTCGATATCGCCTACGAGCCGCCGCTGCCACCGGCAATGGATTCCGTGCGGTTCGAATTCAAGGTCGAACCAGGCTCCCGGCCAGCCAGCAACGTGCACGCCCTGACCGGACGGAACGGCGTGGGGAAGTCATATGTACTTTCCCACTTGGCCCGCGCCGTCGCTGCGGTCGAGCCGCAGATATATGAGCTCGGGCGGATTATCGAGTACGGCCGCGAGGGCCGATCCTTCAACAACCTGGTGACTGTCTCGTTCAGCGCCTTTGACGACTTCCCGCTCGTCGAGGGCGACGAAATGTTCGTCGCTTCCTATGTGGGCCTGCGTGTTCAGGGTTCACGATCCCCCAGGTTCAAGACCCCTGGCGGGCTCAGGAAGGACTTCGCGCAGGCCATGAAGGCATGTCTGACGCGCGAGCGCAGCCCACAATGGATCAGGGCATTGCGCACCCTCGACTATCCCGGGAGCGGACTCCTGGAGGAGGGATGGCTGGAGAACTTCGAGAACACCGCAAGCCTGAACAGCCGCGAGAATAAGGCCCGGCAGCTCTTCCGCCGCCTCAGCGCCGGCCACCGGCTCGTTCTGCTCACCATGACCCGGCTCATCGAGCACGTGAGTGAGCGGACCCTCGTCATCATCGATGAGCCGGAAACCCACCTCCATCCGCCCCTGCTGTCCGCGTTCATGCGGGCGCTGTCCGATCTGCTCGCCGAGCGCAACGGGCTGGCCATCGTCGCCACACACTCTCCGGTTGTACTCCAAGAGATTCCTGCCCACTGCGTCTGGAAGCTCTGGCGCTACGGCGGGCAACTCGGAGCCGCGCAGCCCCGCATCGAAACGTACGGCGAGAACGTCGGCGTGCTGACTCACGAGGTCTTCGGTCTGGAACTCACCGAAGCCGGCTTTCTGCACGAACTACGACGTCTGGTCGACGTCGGCTACTCCTACGACGCTGTCCTGGAACACTTCAGTGGACGGCTTGGCAGTGAGGCACAGTTGGTGCTCAGCGCCTTGCTCGGCCAGCGCGACGACGTGGAGGGACACGGCTGA
- a CDS encoding helix-turn-helix domain-containing protein, with amino-acid sequence MGALKVGNVGEFLREQRRSAQLSLRQLADAAGVSNPYLSQIERGLRKPSADILQQLAKALRISAETLYVQAGMLDARERDELEVPAAILTDPSINERQKQVLIQIYESFRKENAAAVAASAPPADATDTAQAAQAEQAPPARQADAHDTQETGTPQAPVPAREETEQ; translated from the coding sequence ATGGGTGCTCTCAAGGTGGGCAACGTCGGTGAGTTTCTGCGGGAGCAGCGGCGCAGCGCGCAGTTGAGCCTGCGGCAGCTGGCCGACGCCGCGGGGGTGTCGAACCCGTACCTCAGCCAGATCGAGCGCGGGCTGCGCAAGCCCAGCGCGGACATTCTGCAGCAGCTCGCGAAGGCGCTGCGGATCTCCGCCGAGACGCTCTACGTGCAGGCGGGGATGCTCGACGCCCGGGAGCGGGACGAGCTGGAAGTGCCGGCCGCGATCCTCACCGACCCGTCGATCAACGAGCGCCAGAAGCAGGTGCTCATCCAGATCTACGAGTCCTTCCGCAAGGAGAACGCCGCCGCGGTCGCGGCCTCCGCACCCCCCGCCGACGCCACCGACACCGCGCAAGCCGCACAAGCCGAACAGGCACCACCGGCCCGACAAGCAGACGCACACGACACGCAGGAGACGGGCACCCCCCAGGCGCCCGTCCCCGCCCGGGAGGAAACCGAGCAATGA
- a CDS encoding DUF2516 family protein has protein sequence MVDGVLILGFFGVIALLSWALFLFALFAFIDAAIHREDAYRAADKNTKAFWLIILGIAAAVMKLFSVMSFLPVIGLIAVIVYMVDVRPALREVAGRGPRGPRRRNGGSSSDGPYGPYNG, from the coding sequence GTGGTGGACGGCGTGCTGATCTTGGGCTTCTTCGGGGTGATCGCCCTCCTCTCCTGGGCGCTTTTCCTCTTCGCGCTCTTCGCGTTCATCGACGCGGCGATCCACCGCGAGGACGCGTACCGGGCGGCGGACAAGAACACCAAGGCGTTCTGGCTGATCATCCTCGGCATCGCGGCCGCGGTGATGAAGCTGTTCTCGGTGATGTCGTTCCTGCCCGTGATCGGGCTCATCGCGGTGATCGTGTACATGGTCGACGTACGGCCCGCGCTGCGTGAGGTGGCCGGCCGCGGCCCTCGTGGCCCCCGGCGCCGTAACGGCGGCAGCAGCAGCGACGGCCCCTACGGCCCGTACAACGGCTGA
- a CDS encoding PP2C family protein-serine/threonine phosphatase yields MSAAKRGAERPSATASGAEGDTAAPEDDSGSSTPPRVPVTLPRQRQDTAGPASFTLLVIGDDPTGAFTAPHFQDGGGPRIRVLRARNLTAAGRLLTDDVHCVLLDLPDVLEGLRQVTRLAPGTAVLVLTDGGEDGEGDGSGDGSGDGSGWDSAESRLAAAEAVRAGAQDHLSRHEISAATITRAVRYAVERKRADLAQRQLTETRLLAQGNARLERGLLPTPLLEGADGLRFTARYRPGRSRALLGGDFYDTVRTADGTVHAMIGDVCGHGPDAAALGVELRIAWRALTFAGLGGATLLRTLQQVLIHERADDEIFATLCAVDIAPDGRSADLHLAGHPAPLLTGPGLAPALLPYEDGGPALGLLPDAEWERVPVRLDGDWSLMLYTDGLIEGRVPGEGRPRLGQDGMVDITARLLAAGLGGEELLDAVVTEVRGLNGGELTDDVAVVLLERRGA; encoded by the coding sequence ATGTCCGCTGCGAAGCGCGGCGCGGAACGACCCTCAGCCACCGCGTCCGGGGCCGAGGGCGACACGGCCGCGCCCGAGGACGATTCCGGCTCCTCAACGCCCCCGCGTGTTCCCGTCACCCTGCCCCGCCAGCGCCAGGACACCGCGGGCCCGGCCTCGTTCACCCTGCTGGTGATCGGCGACGACCCGACCGGGGCCTTCACCGCGCCCCACTTCCAGGACGGCGGCGGCCCGCGCATCCGCGTCCTGAGGGCCCGTAACCTCACCGCCGCCGGCCGGCTGCTCACCGACGACGTGCACTGCGTGCTGCTCGATCTGCCCGATGTGCTGGAGGGGCTGCGCCAGGTGACGCGGCTCGCGCCCGGCACCGCGGTGCTCGTCCTGACCGACGGCGGGGAGGACGGCGAAGGGGACGGCAGCGGGGACGGCAGCGGGGACGGCAGCGGCTGGGACAGCGCGGAGAGCCGGCTCGCCGCCGCCGAGGCCGTACGCGCCGGCGCGCAGGACCATCTCTCCCGGCACGAGATCAGCGCCGCGACGATCACCCGGGCGGTCCGCTACGCCGTCGAACGCAAACGGGCCGATCTCGCACAGCGCCAGCTCACCGAGACCCGGCTGCTCGCGCAGGGGAACGCCCGGTTGGAGCGCGGGCTGCTGCCGACGCCGCTGCTCGAAGGGGCCGACGGGCTGCGGTTCACGGCGCGCTACCGTCCCGGCCGCAGCCGCGCGCTGCTCGGCGGCGACTTCTACGACACCGTGCGCACCGCGGACGGCACCGTGCACGCGATGATCGGCGACGTCTGCGGGCACGGCCCGGACGCGGCCGCCCTCGGGGTCGAACTGCGCATCGCCTGGCGGGCGCTGACCTTCGCCGGGCTCGGCGGCGCCACCCTGCTGCGTACGCTCCAGCAGGTGCTGATCCACGAACGCGCCGACGACGAGATCTTCGCGACCCTGTGCGCCGTGGACATCGCACCCGACGGCCGTAGCGCGGACCTCCATCTCGCCGGGCACCCGGCCCCGCTGCTGACCGGTCCCGGCCTGGCGCCCGCGCTGCTGCCGTACGAGGACGGCGGCCCGGCGCTGGGGCTGCTGCCGGACGCCGAGTGGGAGCGTGTCCCGGTCCGGCTCGACGGCGACTGGAGTCTGATGCTCTACACCGACGGCCTGATCGAGGGCCGGGTGCCGGGCGAGGGCAGACCGCGGCTGGGCCAGGACGGGATGGTCGACATCACGGCGCGGCTGCTGGCGGCCGGTCTGGGCGGCGAGGAGCTGCTGGACGCGGTCGTGACGGAAGTGCGGGGGCTCAACGGCGGGGAGCTGACGGACGACGTGGCCGTCGTACTGCTGGAACGGCGCGGGGCGTAG
- a CDS encoding class I SAM-dependent methyltransferase has translation MNGVRAVGVVTRGTTNPNRLRRMDRWIAATHAHELRRTADPVAVDLGYGAAPWTAVELLGRLRDVRPDAAVVGVEIDPARVAAAGPYARDGLTFVHGGFEVPLPGGPGGPDGHGRPGVPGGPGGPGGPGGRRPVLIRAANVLRQYDEAEVAAVWARLRARLAPGGLLVEGTCDEIGRRHVWVALGPEGPRTVTFATRLASLDRPSDLAERLPKALIHRNVPGEPVHAFLTAFDRAWASAAPLSSLGARQRWIRAVRDLRDGGWPVVDGPGRWRQGEVTVAWAALAPKG, from the coding sequence ATGAACGGCGTGCGCGCGGTCGGCGTGGTGACCAGGGGGACCACGAACCCGAACCGGCTGCGCCGCATGGACCGCTGGATCGCCGCCACCCACGCCCATGAGCTGCGGCGTACGGCCGATCCGGTCGCCGTCGACCTCGGTTACGGCGCCGCGCCCTGGACCGCCGTCGAACTGCTCGGCCGGCTGAGGGACGTACGGCCGGACGCGGCGGTGGTCGGCGTCGAGATCGATCCGGCGCGGGTCGCGGCGGCGGGGCCGTACGCACGCGACGGGCTGACCTTCGTGCACGGCGGCTTCGAGGTGCCGCTGCCCGGGGGGCCGGGCGGCCCTGATGGACATGGCAGACCGGGCGTACCTGGCGGGCCGGGTGGGCCGGGTGGGCCTGGTGGCCGCCGCCCGGTGCTGATCCGCGCGGCGAACGTGCTGCGGCAGTACGACGAGGCCGAGGTCGCCGCCGTCTGGGCGCGGCTGCGGGCCCGGCTGGCGCCCGGCGGGCTGCTGGTGGAGGGCACCTGCGACGAGATCGGACGGCGGCACGTCTGGGTGGCGCTCGGCCCCGAGGGCCCTCGCACGGTCACCTTCGCCACCCGGCTCGCCTCCCTCGACCGCCCGTCCGACCTGGCCGAACGCCTGCCCAAGGCGCTGATCCACCGCAATGTGCCGGGCGAGCCGGTGCACGCGTTCCTCACCGCCTTCGACCGCGCGTGGGCGAGCGCGGCGCCGCTGTCGTCGCTGGGCGCGCGGCAGCGGTGGATCCGGGCGGTACGGGATCTGCGGGACGGCGGCTGGCCGGTGGTGGACGGGCCGGGGCGGTGGCGGCAGGGAGAGGTCACGGTGGCGTGGGCGGCGCTGGCGCCGAAGGGGTGA
- the mshA gene encoding D-inositol-3-phosphate glycosyltransferase: MTQYTSRLGALRGNGPHKRWGAGRRVRRVAMLSVHTSPLHQPGTGDAGGMNVYIVELAKRLAERDIEVEIFTRATTGGLPCTVELAPGVTVRHVDAGPYEGLAKEELPAQLCAFTHGVMQAWAVHRPGHYDLVHSHYWLSGHVGWLAAQRWGVPLVHAMHTMAKVKNAALAEDDCPEPVARVIGETQVVSAADRLIANTDEEAGELVRHYDAAPGKVAVVHPGVNLDRFRPAPGRAAARARLGLPQDAVIPLFAGRIQPLKAPDVLIRAVAVLLDEDPTLRERIVVPIVGGPSGTGLAKPEALHKLAARLGVSDVVRFQPPVDQERLADWYRAATVLVMPSYNESFGLVAIEAQACGTPVVAAAVGGLPVAVSDERTGFLVPGHDPRDYARVLRRFVDQPGLGTVLGEEAARHARDFGWDTAAADTAEVYAAAQQEHRRHLRSAHG; the protein is encoded by the coding sequence GTGACCCAGTACACGTCCCGGCTCGGCGCGCTGCGTGGCAATGGCCCGCACAAGCGGTGGGGCGCCGGGCGGCGCGTACGCCGGGTGGCCATGCTGAGCGTGCACACCTCGCCACTCCACCAGCCGGGCACGGGTGACGCCGGCGGGATGAACGTCTACATCGTGGAGCTGGCCAAGCGCCTCGCCGAGCGGGACATCGAGGTCGAGATCTTCACCCGGGCGACCACGGGCGGCCTGCCCTGCACGGTGGAGCTGGCGCCGGGCGTGACCGTACGGCATGTGGACGCCGGGCCCTACGAAGGGCTCGCCAAGGAGGAGCTGCCCGCGCAGTTGTGCGCCTTCACCCACGGCGTGATGCAGGCGTGGGCCGTGCACCGCCCGGGCCACTACGACCTCGTGCACTCGCACTACTGGCTGTCCGGCCATGTCGGCTGGCTGGCCGCCCAGCGCTGGGGCGTCCCGCTGGTGCACGCGATGCACACCATGGCCAAGGTGAAGAACGCCGCCCTCGCCGAGGACGACTGCCCCGAGCCCGTCGCCCGCGTCATCGGCGAGACCCAGGTGGTCTCGGCCGCAGACCGGCTGATAGCGAACACGGACGAGGAGGCCGGCGAGCTCGTACGGCACTACGACGCGGCGCCCGGCAAGGTCGCCGTCGTCCATCCGGGCGTCAACCTCGACCGTTTCCGGCCCGCGCCCGGCCGCGCCGCCGCCCGGGCCAGGCTCGGGCTGCCGCAGGACGCGGTGATCCCGCTCTTCGCCGGCCGGATTCAGCCGCTCAAGGCCCCTGACGTGCTGATTCGCGCCGTCGCCGTGCTGCTGGACGAGGACCCGACACTGCGCGAACGTATCGTCGTACCGATCGTCGGCGGCCCGAGCGGCACCGGCCTGGCCAAGCCCGAGGCGCTGCACAAGCTGGCCGCGCGGCTCGGGGTGTCCGATGTCGTACGGTTCCAGCCGCCGGTGGACCAGGAACGGCTCGCGGACTGGTACCGGGCGGCGACCGTGCTGGTCATGCCGTCGTACAACGAGTCCTTCGGCCTGGTCGCCATAGAGGCGCAGGCGTGCGGGACGCCCGTGGTCGCGGCGGCGGTCGGCGGGCTGCCGGTCGCGGTGAGCGACGAGCGCACCGGCTTCCTCGTCCCCGGACACGATCCGCGCGACTACGCGAGGGTGCTGCGGCGCTTCGTCGACCAGCCGGGGCTGGGCACGGTGCTCGGCGAGGAGGCGGCCCGGCACGCGCGCGACTTCGGCTGGGACACGGCGGCGGCGGACACGGCCGAGGTGTACGCGGCAGCGCAGCAGGAGCACCGCCGTCACCTACGATCGGCCCATGGCTGA
- a CDS encoding YbjN domain-containing protein: MAEDGGVNGAVGDAVSPVNETGGADGTPGVAAARRAIEQALREAELPWESPNEGAYVVQLPGTRKLSTTCQLIVGRHTLSVNAFVVRRPDENHEAFYRWLLERNLRLYGVSYGVDRLGDVYLSGRLPLAAVTAEEIDRLLGAVVENADGSFNVLLELGFASAIRKEYAWRVSRGESTRNLAAFARLTGEDG; this comes from the coding sequence ATGGCTGAGGACGGCGGGGTGAACGGCGCGGTGGGTGACGCGGTGAGTCCGGTGAACGAGACGGGCGGCGCCGACGGGACGCCTGGCGTCGCGGCGGCCAGGCGGGCGATCGAACAGGCCCTGCGGGAAGCGGAATTGCCCTGGGAGTCGCCGAACGAGGGCGCGTACGTCGTCCAACTGCCCGGCACCCGCAAGCTGTCCACGACCTGCCAGCTGATCGTCGGGCGGCACACCCTGTCGGTCAACGCCTTCGTGGTGCGCCGGCCCGACGAGAACCACGAGGCCTTCTACCGCTGGCTGCTGGAGCGCAACCTCCGTCTGTACGGCGTGAGTTACGGCGTCGACCGGCTCGGCGACGTTTATCTCTCCGGACGGCTGCCGCTGGCCGCGGTGACCGCCGAGGAGATCGACCGGCTGCTCGGCGCGGTGGTGGAGAACGCGGACGGCTCCTTCAATGTGCTGCTCGAACTGGGCTTCGCGTCCGCGATCCGCAAGGAGTACGCGTGGCGGGTGTCGCGCGGCGAGTCCACCCGCAATCTGGCGGCCTTCGCCCGCCTGACGGGCGAGGACGGCTGA
- a CDS encoding phosphoglyceromutase, whose protein sequence is MAAAAYKLILLRHGESEWNAKNLFTGWVDVDLNDKGEKEAVRGGELLKDAGLLPDVVHTSLQKRAIRTAQLALEAADRHWIPVHRSWRLNERHYGALQGKDKAQTLAEFGEEQFMLWRRSYDTPPPPLADGADYSQSDDPRYATIPPELRPRTECLKDVVTRMLPYWYDGIVPDLLTGRTVLVAAHGNSLRALVKHLDGVSDADIAGLNIPTGIPLSYDLDADFRPLTPGGRYLDPDAAAAAIEAVKNQGKK, encoded by the coding sequence ATGGCTGCTGCTGCGTACAAGCTGATTCTGCTCCGCCACGGCGAGAGCGAGTGGAACGCGAAGAACCTGTTCACCGGCTGGGTGGACGTCGATCTCAACGACAAGGGCGAGAAGGAGGCGGTCCGGGGCGGTGAGCTGCTCAAGGACGCCGGCCTGCTCCCCGACGTGGTGCACACCTCGCTGCAGAAGCGCGCGATCCGCACCGCGCAGCTCGCGCTGGAGGCCGCCGACCGGCACTGGATTCCGGTGCACCGCTCCTGGCGGCTGAACGAGCGGCACTACGGCGCGCTCCAGGGCAAGGACAAGGCGCAGACCCTCGCGGAGTTCGGCGAGGAGCAGTTCATGCTGTGGCGCCGCTCGTACGACACCCCCCCGCCGCCGCTGGCCGACGGCGCCGACTACTCGCAGTCCGACGACCCGCGCTACGCGACGATCCCGCCGGAGCTGCGGCCGCGCACGGAGTGCCTCAAGGACGTCGTCACGCGGATGCTGCCGTACTGGTACGACGGCATCGTGCCGGACCTGCTCACCGGCCGTACGGTCCTGGTCGCGGCGCACGGCAACTCGCTGCGGGCCCTGGTCAAGCACCTCGACGGCGTCTCCGACGCGGACATCGCGGGCCTGAACATCCCCACGGGCATCCCGCTCTCCTACGACCTCGACGCCGACTTCCGCCCCCTCACCCCGGGCGGCCGCTACCTCGACCCGGACGCGGCCGCGGCGGCCATAGAGGCGGTCAAGAACCAGGGCAAGAAGTAA
- the phoU gene encoding phosphate signaling complex protein PhoU yields the protein MRDAYHEELDSIGDGLVEMARLVGSAIGRATTALLDADLNIAESVIAADEKVDDLQRELENRAITLLARQQPVATDLRIVVTSLRMSADLERSGDLARHVAKLARLRFPVSAVPRDLHTTILEMGQLAQRLVAKAGEVIVSKDVDDALQLEADDDRMDELHRTLFQHLLDDRWKHGIETAVDVTLVGRYYERFADHAVSVAKRVVYLVTGEHADELSAGPTQVEGA from the coding sequence ATGCGCGACGCATATCACGAGGAGCTCGACTCGATCGGTGACGGGCTGGTCGAGATGGCCCGGCTGGTCGGCTCCGCGATCGGCCGGGCCACCACCGCGCTGCTCGACGCCGACCTGAACATCGCGGAGAGCGTCATCGCCGCGGACGAGAAGGTCGACGACCTCCAGCGCGAGCTGGAGAACCGGGCGATCACCCTGCTGGCCCGGCAGCAGCCGGTCGCGACCGACCTGCGGATCGTCGTCACGTCGCTGCGGATGAGCGCGGACCTGGAGCGGTCGGGCGACCTCGCCCGGCATGTGGCCAAGCTCGCCCGGCTGCGCTTCCCGGTGTCGGCGGTGCCGCGCGACCTGCACACCACGATCCTGGAGATGGGTCAGCTCGCCCAGCGGCTGGTGGCCAAGGCGGGCGAGGTCATCGTCAGCAAGGACGTGGACGACGCGCTGCAGCTCGAAGCGGACGACGACCGGATGGACGAGCTGCACCGCACGCTCTTCCAGCACCTGCTGGACGACCGCTGGAAGCACGGCATCGAGACGGCGGTCGACGTCACGCTGGTCGGACGGTATTACGAGCGGTTCGCGGACCACGCGGTGTCGGTGGCCAAGCGGGTCGTCTACCTGGTGACGGGCGAGCACGCGGACGAGCTGAGCGCGGGGCCGACGCAGGTGGAGGGGGCGTAA